In the genome of Streptomyces lydicus, the window TTGGCGCACCGGGCCGGCATGTCCCGCCGGACCCTGATCCGCCGCTTCCACACCGACACCGGCCTGCCACCGATGCGGTGGCTGCTCGACGCCCGGCTTGCCCGCGCACGCGAACTCCTCGAATCCAGCGACCTCACGGTCGAGGCCGTCGCGCGCCACTGTGGCCTGGGCACGCCGGCCAACTTCCGGACCCTGTTCAAGGCACACGTCGGGGTACCGCCGCGCACGTACCGCGAGACATTCAACTCCGCTGCTTCGAACAGTCGTTGACCAGATCTGCTTCGCCTGGCCGCTACGGAGGCGGCCGACCATGTCGAGCGGTTCGTCGCGGTGTACCGGCACGCCCTCGCGGATCCGACGGACAGCGGCGTGTACGAGGCACCCGTAGGCCACTTCAGCGACTACGCCCTGGCGTTCATGGCCCGTGGCGACCGCCCGGGTCTACCCGGTGCCAACCGTCCGGTGATGGCGCAGTTCATGGTCCACGGCTTCGCCGGCGCCATCAGGGCCTGGCTCAACGACCCGTCGGCCACGAAGAACGACTGGGTCGACGCGTCCGTGGCGTGCGCTCCCGCTTGGTGGGCGGCCGACGCCAACTCCTGATCCTCCCTTCCAAACTCCTCCGCTCAGCCCGTTTCACGGGTGCGCCTGGCACCGCACGTATCGTGCCCTGGACGCCGCGCCGCCCACTGCTGGCACCACCGTTCTGCGTCGCCGACTCCTGCAACTGTCCTGCCGGGTCTTCTGGCATCCGCACTGGTCGAACCGCCCCACCTCCGCCGCAGGCCGTGTAGCAAGGATTGCGGGCACGGCCTTATGCAGGCTCTCGAAGTGGCGGTGCACGCCATCGACCGCAACAGGAGCGTTGGCTCCCCACACCGTCATGCCGGCATGCAACCCGGATATCACCCCAGAAGGCGCATCCTCGACAGCCAGACAGTCCTCCGGCTGCGCGCCCAGGCGCTGGGCCGCCACTAGATCGGGGACCGGCGACGCCTTGCCCCCTCGACAGCCGCAGCATCCACAAGAACGCCCGGAACGGGCAGACCTGTCCGGGCAAATCGTCCACACACCCGGTGCTCGTAGTTCGATGTCACCAGCGCCCAGATCGATCATGCCGTCAGCCCATCGAGCAAGCAGTTGCGGGACAACACTTAGGGCTTGCAGATCATTAACACGTTGTCTTGATCATGCTGCTGGGGTCGCCACTCAGGGCTTGAACCCGAGCTTGGAGGGTTGTGAGGGCGGCGGGAGGGGTGGCTGCCGGCGGGATGACGATGCTGTGCGCCTTGAGCAGTGTCCTGATCTTCAGCAGGGTGCGGTGCATGGCGGTGCGGCTGCTGTCGAACAGCACGGCGAGGGGTTCCGCGGCCAGGGCGACCCGCAGGTGAAGGACGGCCGCCAGGACCTGGTCGGGGAAGGCGAGTCGGGGCGGGCGTCCGCGCTTGACGTCGCCGTCGACGGCCAAAGTGTCGGTGAGGTCGCTCAGTTGCTGCCGGGACATGCCGGTCAGGGCGGGGTCGGACAGCAGAGCACGGTCCCACTCCGGGGCCGGCTTTTGCGGAGTCCGGGGTGCTGGGATGGCAGGGCACAGATGGGGGTGCACGGCATAGTTCCAGTCGCCGTGGAAGGCGTGTCGGGTCAGTGGCAGGGCCGCCATCTCCGCGTCGCCGATCTGGACTCCGGTGGGGTAGGTGTTGGTGTCCAGCTCGGCCATGACGCGCAGTCCGGTGCGGGTGGTGGTCGCGGCGATGGACTGGACGATCACTTCGTGGCTGATCAGCGGGCGGCCGCGCCAGTTCATGGTGATGTGCGAGAAGAGCCGATGCTCGATCTTGTTCCACTTCGATGTGCCCGGCGGCAGGTGGCAAACGGTGATCGTCAGTCCTGTTTCGGCAGCGAGCCGGGCGAGTTCGAGCTTCCAGGCCCGGGTGCGGTAGCCATTCGAGCCGCCCGCGTCGGCGGTGATGAGCAGTCGTGTCGCCTGCAGGTAGGCGGCCCGGCCCTGGCCCGACCACCAGCGGCGGATCGATTCCACTGCGAACGCGGCGGTGTCGTGATCGGTGCCCACGTTGACCCAGCCGGTGTCCGCCGCGAGATCGTAGATCCCGTACGGGACGGCCTTGCCCAGCTGCGGGTCAGCGAAGTCATGGACGTTCACCGGCACCGGATCAGCCGCAGGCCGCCACTGGCGGCCGTTGTTCTTGAACTCGCCGACGAGCTCCTTCTTCTTGGTGTCCACGCTGATCACCGGCTGGCCCGCGTCCCGGTGATCGCGGGCCCGCTCGTTGAGATAGCGGAACTGGGCATCCCGGTCCGGATGTTGGCTTCCCTCGATGGTCTTGGCGTTGGCCTGCAGACTGAAGCCTTCCTCCCGCAGCAGGTCGGCGACGGTGTCCGCACTGACTTTGTGCCCGGCCCGGGCCAGCTCCCGCGCAAGGTTGCGGGTCGACTTGACCGTCCAACGCAGTGGCGACATCGGATCACCACGCTCGTCCGGCTCGACCAGCGCCAGCAGTGCAGGCCGCAGCCCCGGATCGAGATCCGCGACCCTCTTGCGGCCTCCGCCCGGCCGCCGCACCCGCCCCAGAGGCTCCTCGCCGGTCTCCAGCTCGAACACGCCCTTACGGACCGTGGTCTCACTCACCGAGGCCGACCGCGCGACGGCCCGAACACCACCGTGTCCCAGGACACGGGCCTCCGCGGCCATCAGTAGCCGTCGCTGCCGCTCATCCAGATGCGGGAACAACACCGCGAACTTCACAGCGAGTTGGGTACGGATCTCGTCCGGGATACGCATACCACACCAACGAGCCACGGGACGGGAAGCAACACCTTGATGATCTGCAAGCCCTTAAGTTGGTTGGCAAGGGACCCCTCATGACCCCTCCGGCCGTTCGGGCTCCACGAAGGGCTCGCCCGGTCCCGTGGAAGAGCGTAGGGAAGTTTGATCGAAACGCTCAGGATCAACCCGGCTGCCCCTCGCCAGGCCCGGCGTTCCCCTCGAAATGGAAGCGGTCGCGGTGCGTTGAGCCACCGCCCGCCGGGTCAGTACAGGTGGTCCCGGTACTGGCTCTCGGCGATCGCGGTGAGTTCGCCGAGCTGGTCACCGAGACTGTCGGCCATCTTGGCCGCGTTCTCCGCCACGTGCATCGTGTAGAAGTCGCCGCCCATGAGGACGGCTTCGGCCAGGTGGCGTGGATCGCCCTGCCACAGCTGTGAGCGGATCACGGCCTTGCCGCACTGCGAGAAGACCTCCCGCACGCGCACGACGGTCGCCAGTACGGCGGGTTTCCCGTCGGCGCTCAGCATGTCCAGCAACTCGGGATCGTCGGTGATGTACGCGTCACCGTTCACGCGTACGACTTCCCGAAGTCCGGGAACGAGGAACACCAGACCCACCGCGGGGTTGCGAGTGAGGTTCTCGAAGGTATCGGCGAGTTTGTTGCCCGGCCGGTCCGGGAGGGCAAGGGTCCACGGGTCCAGCACCCGTACGGAACCCGGCGGATCGCCCTTGGGGCTGACGTCGAGGTGCCCGGCGTCGTCCGCCGTGGCGAGACAGAAGAACGTGCTGTGCGCGATGAACCTGG includes:
- a CDS encoding ISAzo13 family transposase, translating into MRIPDEIRTQLAVKFAVLFPHLDERQRRLLMAAEARVLGHGGVRAVARSASVSETTVRKGVFELETGEEPLGRVRRPGGGRKRVADLDPGLRPALLALVEPDERGDPMSPLRWTVKSTRNLARELARAGHKVSADTVADLLREEGFSLQANAKTIEGSQHPDRDAQFRYLNERARDHRDAGQPVISVDTKKKELVGEFKNNGRQWRPAADPVPVNVHDFADPQLGKAVPYGIYDLAADTGWVNVGTDHDTAAFAVESIRRWWSGQGRAAYLQATRLLITADAGGSNGYRTRAWKLELARLAAETGLTITVCHLPPGTSKWNKIEHRLFSHITMNWRGRPLISHEVIVQSIAATTTRTGLRVMAELDTNTYPTGVQIGDAEMAALPLTRHAFHGDWNYAVHPHLCPAIPAPRTPQKPAPEWDRALLSDPALTGMSRQQLSDLTDTLAVDGDVKRGRPPRLAFPDQVLAAVLHLRVALAAEPLAVLFDSSRTAMHRTLLKIRTLLKAHSIVIPPAATPPAALTTLQARVQALSGDPSSMIKTTC
- a CDS encoding MSMEG_1061 family FMN-dependent PPOX-type flavoprotein, whose translation is MSYHDDTCTSPSVRTAADDYRPIAMDRVREIIGHPPAFIAAKKESHLGEFTTRFIAHSTFFCLATADDAGHLDVSPKGDPPGSVRVLDPWTLALPDRPGNKLADTFENLTRNPAVGLVFLVPGLREVVRVNGDAYITDDPELLDMLSADGKPAVLATVVRVREVFSQCGKAVIRSQLWQGDPRHLAEAVLMGGDFYTMHVAENAAKMADSLGDQLGELTAIAESQYRDHLY